A section of the Pithys albifrons albifrons isolate INPA30051 chromosome 4, PitAlb_v1, whole genome shotgun sequence genome encodes:
- the IGFBP1 gene encoding insulin-like growth factor-binding protein 1: protein MSGSQSVLRRSWLPALLLPALLGPRLAPGQTLHCAPCTPDRTALCPPVEPDCPEAARQPGCGCCQTCALGPGQPCGVYTARCRSGLRCHVPAGEPRPLSALIQGHGTCLPASEVGGMRTTEPADTIESDDLPLESTEITQDQLLNYQLMFPLGQDKSIPWNAITAYENMKAKRVSELKKWKEQGPCQKELYRALYKLAKAQQRSGGEIYKFYLPNCNKNGFYHSKQCETLLDGESAECWCVYPKSGRRIPGTPEIKGDPDCQQYVSSQE, encoded by the exons ATGAGTGGCTCGCAGTCCGTGCTGCGCCGCTCCTGGCTACcggcgctgctgctgccggcGCTGCTGGGCCCCCGACTGGCCCCGGGGCAGACCCTGCACTGCGCCCCGTGCACCCCGGACAGGACCGCGCTCTGCCCGCCCGTCGAGCCCGACTGCCCGGAGGCGGCTCGGCAGCCCGGCTGCGGCTGCTGCCAGACCTGCGCCCTCGGGCCGGGACAGCCCTGTGGGGTCTACACGGCCCGCTGCCGGTCGGGGCTTCGCTGCCACGTCCCCGCCGGCGAGCCCCGGCCCCTTTCCGCCCTCATCCAGGGGCACGGGACGTGTCTGCCCGCCAGCGAGGTCGGAGGGATGCGCACGACAGAGCCGGCAG ACACTATTGAATCTGATGATCTGCCTTTGGAAAGCACTGAAATAACACAGGATCAGCTGCTGAACTATCAGTTGATGTTTCCCCTGGGCCAGGATAAGTCCATTCCCTGGAATGCCATCACTGCATATGAAAACATGAAAGCAAAGAGAGTATCTGAACTCAAGAAATGGAAAGAACAG GGTCCTTGTCAGAAGGAGCTCTACAGAGCCCTATATAAATTGGCGAAGGCTCAGCAGAGGAGCGGAGGGGAGATTTACAAATTCTACTTGCCCAACTGCAACAAGAATGGATTTTACCATAGCAAACAG TGTGAAACTTTACTGGATGGAGAGTCTGCTGAATGCTGGTGTGTCTATCCAAAAAGTGGCAGAAGAATTCCTGGAACTCCAGAAATTAAAGGAGACCCAGATTGCCAACAGTATGTCAGCTCACAAGAATAA